The following coding sequences are from one Leptolyngbya sp. NIES-3755 window:
- a CDS encoding ribokinase (similar to AA sequence:cyanobase_aa:LBDG_48700), which translates to MTRSIIIFGSINMDLVARVAQLPKPGETLSGYSFSTVPGGKGANQAVGVAKLKGASRMIGRVGGDAFGEELLKSLQEAGVQTDLVRVDRTISSGVAMIAVDDQSENHIIVIPGANGNVDEKDLEKLESALTDSSILLLQLEIPIPIVESAARIAKRMGATVILDPAPAPANFPEALYSLIDILTPNTTETAQLVGFAIQEQTDVDACTALCDRAATILQQKGANTIVIKLGAQGVFCATEQERFFVPAFSVNAIDTVAAGDAFNAGLAAALSEGLPIREAIVWGAAAGALSTTKSGAQPSLVDRATFDRFLKQKP; encoded by the coding sequence ATGACTCGATCGATCATTATTTTCGGCAGTATCAATATGGATCTCGTGGCGCGGGTTGCTCAATTGCCTAAACCTGGAGAAACCTTGTCTGGGTATTCGTTTTCGACGGTTCCGGGGGGGAAGGGAGCAAATCAAGCGGTCGGAGTTGCGAAATTAAAGGGAGCGAGTCGGATGATCGGGCGCGTCGGTGGAGATGCGTTTGGAGAGGAATTGCTCAAGAGTTTGCAAGAGGCGGGAGTTCAGACGGATTTGGTCAGGGTCGATCGAACAATTTCGTCTGGGGTTGCGATGATTGCAGTGGATGATCAAAGCGAAAATCATATCATTGTGATCCCAGGTGCGAATGGCAACGTTGATGAGAAGGATCTTGAAAAACTTGAATCTGCATTAACGGATTCCTCGATTTTGCTATTGCAGCTTGAGATTCCCATTCCGATCGTTGAATCTGCGGCTCGAATTGCTAAACGAATGGGTGCAACAGTGATTCTTGATCCCGCTCCTGCACCTGCGAATTTTCCAGAAGCACTTTATTCTTTGATTGATATTCTGACTCCGAATACAACTGAAACAGCGCAACTGGTGGGATTTGCGATTCAGGAGCAAACGGATGTCGATGCTTGCACCGCGCTCTGCGATCGAGCCGCGACAATTTTGCAACAGAAAGGAGCGAATACGATCGTGATTAAACTCGGTGCTCAAGGAGTATTTTGTGCGACTGAACAAGAGCGATTCTTTGTGCCAGCCTTTTCGGTGAATGCGATCGATACGGTTGCGGCTGGAGATGCGTTTAATGCAGGATTAGCGGCTGCATTATCAGAAGGATTACCGATCCGGGAGGCGATCGTTTGGGGTGCAGCGGCAGGAGCACTTTCAACGACAAAATCGGGAGCGCAACCTTCATTAGTCGATCGAGCAACCTTCGATCGGTTTCTCAAGCAAAAACCCTGA
- a CDS encoding hypothetical protein (hypothetical protein N9414_09891;~similar to AA sequence:cyanobase_aa:LBDG_54510): MVRTRKKSMLRSIVSTQFALLALLALSTPLIAQAPAVSQLPIPTTPAPPTVTAVLYVNPNTGSDQATSGRTDAAPFRTITFAMQQANAGTVIQLAPGNYTQQSAEQFPIVMKPGVILRGDENSKGANILIQGSGATLSKTFGQQNATIRAANGSEIRGVTVTNTVTRGTGIWVEDVDCIIANSTFTNNNREGIFVTGNSNPIVADSVFTKNGGNGISITSGSRGVIRNNVFNDTGFGLAIGGNSIPRLEGNQITQNQAGIYMDGSTSPILRNNVITDSLGDGIVVLNRAFPDLGTADSLGNNTIRNNGRDTKRKPLGLDINNTTSNRLQAVGNSIDPKKIAGLINFVAGGTNTAFSDIQGHWAQQYIQALASQAIITGFPDGTFKPNDPVTRAQFATIVAKAFSPAPRNPAVNFTDVRSNFWGFGAIQTASRAGFMAGFPGGAFRPDQRIPKVQALVALSNGLQYGAGDSSLLSRFQDAASIPSWATGPIAAATQRQIVVNYPTVGQLNPNREATRAEVAAFIYQALVAQGKAQAIPSPYVVGAR, translated from the coding sequence ATGGTTCGCACCCGCAAAAAATCTATGCTTCGCTCGATCGTTTCTACCCAATTCGCACTCCTCGCTTTACTCGCTCTAAGTACGCCGCTAATCGCCCAAGCTCCTGCGGTTAGCCAACTGCCCATTCCGACCACACCTGCTCCGCCCACAGTAACCGCAGTTCTCTATGTCAATCCCAACACCGGAAGCGATCAAGCAACCTCTGGAAGAACTGACGCGGCTCCCTTTCGCACGATTACCTTTGCAATGCAGCAAGCCAATGCAGGAACTGTGATTCAACTCGCACCCGGCAACTACACTCAACAAAGCGCTGAACAATTCCCGATCGTGATGAAACCGGGTGTGATTCTGCGGGGTGACGAAAATAGCAAAGGCGCGAACATTCTGATTCAAGGCAGTGGAGCGACCTTGAGTAAAACCTTTGGTCAACAAAATGCAACCATTCGAGCCGCCAACGGTAGCGAGATTCGCGGCGTGACTGTCACCAACACTGTGACACGCGGAACCGGAATTTGGGTCGAAGATGTCGATTGCATTATCGCTAATAGCACGTTTACCAATAACAACCGTGAAGGCATCTTTGTGACCGGGAACTCGAACCCGATCGTGGCAGATAGCGTCTTTACAAAAAATGGCGGCAACGGCATCTCGATCACGAGCGGTTCACGAGGCGTGATCAGAAATAATGTCTTTAACGATACTGGATTCGGATTGGCGATCGGTGGAAATTCCATTCCCAGACTTGAAGGCAACCAGATCACCCAAAACCAAGCGGGCATCTATATGGATGGCTCCACGAGTCCGATTCTCCGCAACAATGTGATCACCGACAGCTTAGGAGATGGCATCGTGGTGCTGAATCGTGCATTTCCTGATTTGGGAACTGCCGATAGTTTGGGCAATAATACGATTCGCAACAATGGCAGAGATACAAAGCGTAAGCCTCTTGGATTAGATATTAACAACACAACGAGTAATCGATTGCAAGCGGTCGGCAACAGTATCGATCCGAAAAAGATTGCAGGTTTGATCAACTTTGTCGCAGGTGGAACCAATACGGCATTCTCTGATATTCAGGGACATTGGGCACAACAATACATTCAAGCTCTTGCTTCTCAAGCGATCATTACGGGTTTCCCAGATGGCACATTCAAGCCGAACGACCCAGTGACCCGCGCTCAATTTGCCACGATCGTTGCAAAAGCCTTTAGTCCAGCTCCCAGAAATCCAGCCGTGAACTTCACCGATGTTCGCAGTAATTTCTGGGGCTTTGGAGCGATTCAAACGGCTTCTCGTGCAGGCTTCATGGCAGGTTTCCCCGGTGGTGCATTCCGCCCGGATCAACGAATTCCGAAGGTTCAAGCCTTGGTTGCTCTATCAAACGGCTTGCAATATGGTGCAGGTGATTCGAGTCTGCTTTCTCGCTTCCAGGACGCAGCTTCGATTCCAAGTTGGGCAACAGGTCCGATCGCGGCTGCAACTCAGCGTCAAATCGTGGTGAACTATCCGACGGTTGGACAACTTAATCCGAATCGGGAAGCGACTCGTGCAGAAGTAGCAGCCTTTATCTATCAAGCGTTAGTGGCTCAAGGAAAAGCTCAAGCCATTCCTTCTCCTTACGTCGTGGGAGCGCGGTAA
- a CDS encoding hypothetical protein (hypothetical protein L8106_04221;~similar to AA sequence:cyanobase_aa:LBDG_54520) has protein sequence MNYNRFSIAQSPDLHKIPSRDTIEKIITPLMSQQSDRLRQSDPEKYARLRAEAAAPYRGLRKFIYIAFGGSGAIGALVFFAQTIVGRDLETAVPNLALQVGLVALMVWLFRLESRKTR, from the coding sequence ATGAATTATAACAGGTTCTCGATCGCACAATCACCTGATTTGCACAAAATTCCATCCCGTGACACGATCGAGAAAATCATCACCCCTCTCATGAGTCAACAATCCGATCGCTTACGCCAATCTGACCCCGAAAAATACGCTCGTTTGAGAGCCGAAGCCGCTGCACCTTATCGTGGGCTGCGGAAATTTATCTATATTGCCTTTGGTGGATCAGGCGCGATCGGGGCGCTGGTCTTTTTTGCTCAAACGATCGTCGGGCGAGACCTCGAAACCGCTGTTCCAAATCTCGCCCTACAAGTTGGACTCGTTGCCCTCATGGTCTGGCTATTCCGGTTAGAAAGCCGCAAGACCCGTTAG
- a CDS encoding two-component hybrid sensor and regulator (similar to AA sequence:cyanobase_aa:LBDG_20450), giving the protein MFPESAVLIVDDDQINRETYRRYLSDCLFDVVELDSIEEAVRACREASIDVILFSNFTLIEAIQSAFGDRHPPLIVMAKQGNSSIVVQAIKQGAENYLITDYLTAELLEITLRKAIEQSQLKRELTQKLEKDQQFIQQLTDAIPGIVYIYDLTANRNVFANRQLADVLGYTPEQVQEMGGDVLPKLVHPDDFDRVPQHLSQFETAANHQVFEFEYRMQSANGEWIWFHTQEVVFRRSPEGVPIEILGLAQEVMQRKTLELSLTRSNERFELAADAVQSLVYDLDLITGLVERTRGLVDVVGYSPEEAEPTVAWWHDRIHPDDLASLDQDEFFERLRDQDRFEGEYRVRHRDGHYVWVQERGIVVRDANRRPIRMVGNTIDISDRRSAEQALRESEAKFRRLADSNLIGIFFADFSGRIYEANDAFLNLLGYTNEELNAGALNWMTLTPPGYEAQTLEIEAQLRATGISPPSEKEYYHKDGSRVPILIGTAMMEGREQDGYSICFVLDLRDRKRAAQERETLLAEAEAARAEAEAANRSKDEFLAIVSHELRSPLNSILGWSKLLQARTFEPETLKRALLIIERNAQVQVQLIEDLLDVSRMVRGTLRIALTQVDLAPIVETAIANVQLSAEAKGVIVRSQIEQSIDSVTGDPARLQQVITNLLTNAVKFTPSGGHVDVELSVVDSFTVEIVVRDTGKGIEPEFLPHVFDRFAQADDDSSRYKDGLGLGLAISRHLVELHQGTIWAESAGADQGATFTVRLPLSN; this is encoded by the coding sequence ATGTTCCCTGAATCTGCGGTTTTAATCGTTGACGATGATCAGATCAATCGCGAAACTTACCGTCGCTACTTATCGGATTGTCTGTTTGATGTCGTAGAGCTAGATTCTATTGAAGAGGCGGTAAGAGCTTGCCGTGAAGCGTCGATCGATGTCATTTTATTCTCGAATTTTACGCTAATTGAAGCAATTCAATCTGCATTTGGCGATCGACATCCACCCTTAATCGTGATGGCAAAGCAAGGGAATTCATCGATCGTCGTTCAAGCAATAAAACAAGGTGCGGAAAATTATTTAATTACAGATTATCTTACGGCTGAACTTTTAGAAATTACGCTACGAAAAGCGATCGAGCAGTCACAACTTAAACGTGAACTCACTCAAAAATTAGAAAAAGATCAACAGTTTATTCAACAACTGACCGATGCAATTCCCGGTATTGTTTACATCTATGATTTGACCGCCAATCGGAATGTTTTCGCCAATCGTCAACTCGCTGATGTTCTTGGCTATACCCCAGAGCAGGTTCAGGAAATGGGCGGCGACGTTTTGCCAAAATTGGTTCATCCAGACGACTTCGATCGAGTTCCTCAACATCTATCACAGTTTGAAACCGCAGCGAATCATCAAGTGTTCGAGTTTGAATACCGAATGCAATCGGCAAACGGTGAATGGATTTGGTTTCACACTCAAGAAGTCGTGTTTCGTCGATCGCCCGAAGGTGTCCCGATCGAGATTTTGGGATTGGCTCAAGAAGTCATGCAGCGAAAGACGTTGGAATTATCTTTAACGCGATCGAATGAACGATTTGAACTGGCAGCCGACGCGGTTCAAAGTTTGGTGTATGACCTCGACTTGATCACCGGACTGGTAGAACGAACTCGTGGCTTAGTCGATGTGGTCGGGTACTCACCAGAAGAAGCAGAACCAACGGTCGCATGGTGGCACGATCGAATTCATCCTGATGATCTTGCCTCACTCGATCAAGATGAGTTTTTTGAACGACTGAGGGATCAAGATCGATTTGAAGGAGAGTATCGCGTTCGGCATCGAGATGGACATTATGTTTGGGTGCAAGAACGCGGCATTGTGGTGCGGGATGCCAATCGAAGACCGATCCGAATGGTGGGAAACACGATCGATATTAGCGATCGTCGATCGGCTGAACAGGCATTGCGAGAAAGTGAGGCGAAATTCCGTCGTTTAGCAGACTCGAATTTGATTGGAATTTTCTTTGCCGATTTCAGCGGACGAATTTATGAGGCGAATGATGCGTTTCTGAATTTGCTTGGTTATACCAACGAAGAGTTGAACGCAGGGGCACTAAATTGGATGACTTTGACTCCTCCTGGCTATGAAGCTCAGACGCTAGAGATTGAAGCCCAGTTGAGAGCGACTGGAATTTCTCCCCCTTCTGAGAAAGAGTACTATCACAAAGATGGGTCTCGTGTTCCGATTCTGATTGGCACTGCGATGATGGAAGGGCGCGAACAGGATGGATATAGTATCTGTTTTGTGTTGGATTTGCGCGATCGAAAACGGGCGGCTCAAGAACGCGAAACCCTGTTAGCGGAAGCAGAAGCGGCTCGTGCAGAAGCAGAAGCGGCAAATCGAAGTAAGGATGAATTTTTGGCGATCGTGTCTCATGAATTGCGATCGCCTCTGAATTCGATTTTGGGCTGGTCGAAACTGCTGCAAGCTCGCACGTTTGAGCCTGAAACTTTGAAACGTGCGTTGTTAATCATCGAGCGAAATGCTCAAGTTCAGGTGCAACTGATCGAGGATTTGCTGGATGTGTCTCGAATGGTTCGCGGAACGTTGCGAATTGCGCTGACTCAAGTTGATCTTGCTCCCATTGTGGAAACCGCGATCGCGAATGTGCAACTCTCAGCGGAAGCGAAAGGCGTGATTGTACGATCGCAGATTGAGCAATCGATCGATTCTGTGACGGGTGATCCTGCACGATTGCAGCAAGTGATTACAAATCTATTAACGAATGCAGTAAAATTCACTCCGAGTGGTGGTCACGTTGATGTTGAATTAAGTGTTGTCGATTCATTCACGGTTGAGATTGTTGTGCGAGATACCGGAAAAGGAATTGAGCCAGAATTTTTACCGCATGTATTCGATCGATTTGCTCAAGCGGATGATGATTCTAGTCGCTATAAAGATGGACTGGGATTAGGATTAGCCATTTCGCGTCACTTGGTGGAATTGCATCAAGGAACGATTTGGGCGGAGAGTGCAGGAGCAGATCAAGGCGCAAC
- a CDS encoding inositol monophosphatase family protein (similar to AA sequence:cyanobase_aa:LBDG_50460), which translates to MDSRQLEIFLDIATEAALSAGAVLQTHWGKLEDIREKGRPGDLVTEADRAAEDAVLAVLKRHVPEHPILAEESGQLGDRQSEFLWAIDPLDGTTNYAHQYPCVAVSIALLIEGIPQVGVVFNPIQQELFRAAKGMGATCNRRSIRVSSTTELEKSLLVTGFAYDRRQTPDTNYPEFCHLTHMTQGVRRDGAAALDLAYVAAGRLDGYWERGLSLWDMAAGIVLVEEAGGKVSAYDQSQIELSSGRILATNGRIHDRLSGELLYVQSNR; encoded by the coding sequence ATGGATTCTCGCCAGTTAGAAATTTTCCTTGATATTGCAACTGAAGCCGCGTTGAGTGCTGGAGCCGTTCTCCAAACGCATTGGGGTAAGCTCGAAGACATCCGCGAGAAAGGTCGCCCTGGAGATTTAGTCACCGAAGCCGATCGAGCAGCGGAAGATGCCGTTCTCGCAGTTCTGAAGCGTCATGTCCCAGAGCATCCGATTTTGGCAGAAGAATCTGGGCAACTGGGCGATCGACAAAGCGAATTCCTCTGGGCGATCGATCCGCTCGATGGTACGACGAATTATGCACATCAATATCCGTGTGTTGCAGTGTCGATCGCGCTTTTGATCGAAGGAATTCCGCAAGTCGGTGTCGTGTTCAATCCGATTCAGCAGGAATTGTTTCGAGCCGCGAAAGGAATGGGCGCAACTTGTAATCGTCGATCGATTCGAGTTTCTTCTACCACTGAACTAGAGAAGAGTTTATTAGTCACTGGATTTGCTTACGATCGACGACAAACCCCAGATACGAACTATCCAGAATTTTGTCATCTGACGCACATGACTCAAGGAGTTCGACGGGATGGAGCCGCAGCTTTGGATCTGGCTTATGTTGCAGCAGGACGATTAGACGGCTATTGGGAGCGAGGATTGTCGCTTTGGGACATGGCAGCAGGAATTGTATTAGTCGAAGAAGCAGGCGGGAAAGTGAGCGCTTATGATCAGAGCCAGATTGAGCTTTCCTCTGGCAGAATCTTAGCAACCAATGGCAGAATTCACGATCGCCTCAGCGGTGAACTTTTATACGTACAATCGAACAGGTAA
- a CDS encoding uncharacterized 14.6 kDa protein in sodA1 3'region (similar to AA sequence:cyanobase_aa:LBDG_48710) — translation MESLQRVNIFIVDDDPDTRDLLRFMLEEEGAIVTVATNAKEALSMLEQQLPAILVSDVAMPEMDGFQLIEQVRELPQGEGLPAIALTAYAREEDRMQAISSDFNDYLTKPVDPLELMRLIQRYCLPA, via the coding sequence ATGGAATCATTGCAGCGGGTTAACATTTTCATCGTTGATGATGATCCTGATACACGGGATCTTCTCCGGTTCATGCTAGAAGAAGAAGGAGCGATCGTGACGGTGGCGACAAATGCGAAAGAAGCGTTATCCATGCTTGAACAGCAATTGCCAGCGATTTTGGTCAGTGATGTTGCTATGCCTGAAATGGATGGATTTCAACTGATTGAGCAGGTTCGTGAACTCCCACAAGGTGAAGGACTTCCAGCGATCGCATTAACCGCTTATGCACGCGAGGAAGATCGGATGCAGGCGATCAGTTCGGATTTCAATGATTACCTAACGAAACCTGTAGATCCGCTTGAATTAATGCGTCTGATTCAGCGATACTGCTTACCAGCATAA
- a CDS encoding glutamate--cysteine ligase, cyanobacterial, putative (similar to AA sequence:cyanobase_aa:LBDG_54500) yields the protein MLSKGFEIEVYTGTPQGDVVGLSDQIVAALDGFVREPDSRNVEYTTPPCFRYERSLCDLVTPRLHLRQFLKSKGDYTLIPGSALPLKGQGDRFWRSDPANPYHDYIEKTYGTKVVTASVHINVGMSYPETLMRACRLVRLEAPLYLALSAASPMFNGEMTGYHSTRWGLFPKTPAHVPLFESHAHYIRWTEEQIAIGTMQNVRHLWSSVRPNGDRRPYNLNRLELRICDLVSDPIALLAITALLEARLHQVIENPSLDPLELSQLSPEDLVELTDENEAAAARSSLDAELRHWKDGQPILARDWIEQLYAEMFAIAKPKGFSCFLLPVKKILREGNEAMRWIKMSEQGLEPREILMQSIEAMQIREGELEGQVCRSLVA from the coding sequence ATGCTATCGAAAGGATTTGAGATTGAGGTGTATACCGGAACCCCGCAGGGCGATGTCGTCGGACTGTCGGATCAGATTGTGGCAGCGCTGGATGGGTTTGTACGGGAACCGGATAGTCGCAATGTGGAATATACGACTCCGCCTTGTTTTCGGTATGAGCGATCGCTGTGTGATTTGGTTACGCCGCGCCTCCACTTGCGCCAATTTCTCAAGTCGAAAGGGGACTATACGCTGATTCCTGGAAGTGCGTTGCCGCTGAAAGGACAGGGAGATCGCTTTTGGCGGTCTGATCCTGCGAACCCATATCACGATTACATTGAAAAAACTTACGGTACAAAAGTCGTAACTGCCAGCGTTCACATTAATGTGGGTATGAGCTATCCAGAAACATTAATGAGAGCGTGTCGATTAGTGCGATTGGAAGCGCCATTATATTTAGCTTTAAGTGCTGCTTCTCCGATGTTTAATGGCGAAATGACTGGGTATCATTCAACTCGTTGGGGATTGTTTCCAAAAACGCCTGCTCATGTTCCCCTGTTTGAGAGTCATGCTCACTATATTCGCTGGACAGAAGAACAGATCGCGATCGGGACAATGCAGAATGTTCGTCATCTCTGGTCTTCAGTGCGTCCGAATGGCGATCGACGACCTTACAACTTGAATCGATTGGAACTGCGAATCTGTGATTTAGTCTCTGATCCAATCGCGCTTTTAGCTATCACTGCCTTGTTGGAAGCTCGATTGCATCAAGTGATCGAAAATCCGAGCCTTGATCCGTTAGAGTTAAGTCAATTGAGTCCAGAAGATTTAGTTGAATTGACCGATGAGAATGAAGCTGCTGCTGCTCGATCGAGCCTTGATGCAGAGTTGAGACATTGGAAAGATGGACAGCCGATTCTGGCACGAGATTGGATCGAGCAGCTTTATGCAGAAATGTTTGCGATCGCGAAACCTAAAGGATTTAGCTGCTTCTTATTACCTGTGAAGAAGATTCTGCGAGAAGGCAATGAAGCGATGCGCTGGATCAAAATGAGCGAACAGGGATTAGAGCCGCGTGAGATTTTGATGCAATCGATTGAAGCAATGCAGATTCGAGAAGGAGAACTCGAAGGGCAAGTTTGTCGATCGTTAGTCGCTTGA
- a CDS encoding hypothetical protein (hypothetical protein N9414_13695;~similar to AA sequence:cyanobase_aa:LBDG_21720), with the protein MSGSGSIARQGVVVLIDGASLFSSAAVSSFEVDYAKLLNVLLKQRRLVQAVFYTGVSSGNQRQQAFLHWMQTHRYRVMSKELTIAPDGSRRAELSVEMAIDMVLFASQCDVIVLVTHNENLAYAMNAAGNHGAQIELVGLRRWITPELMNLADRFIDLESIRSQIQRDSEQD; encoded by the coding sequence ATGTCTGGGAGTGGATCGATAGCTCGTCAGGGCGTAGTGGTGTTGATTGACGGTGCAAGCTTGTTTAGTAGCGCTGCCGTTTCATCGTTTGAAGTCGATTATGCCAAGCTGCTCAATGTCTTGCTCAAACAGCGGCGCTTAGTCCAGGCGGTTTTTTACACCGGAGTCAGTTCTGGGAATCAACGTCAACAAGCTTTTTTACACTGGATGCAGACCCACCGCTATCGGGTGATGAGTAAAGAATTGACGATCGCGCCAGATGGTTCGAGGCGGGCGGAGTTGTCGGTCGAAATGGCGATCGATATGGTGCTGTTTGCGTCTCAATGTGATGTGATTGTTCTGGTGACGCACAACGAAAATTTGGCGTATGCGATGAATGCAGCGGGCAATCATGGGGCACAGATTGAACTGGTCGGATTGCGGCGTTGGATTACCCCTGAATTGATGAATCTTGCCGATCGCTTTATTGACTTGGAAAGTATTCGATCGCAGATTCAACGCGATTCGGAGCAAGATTAA
- a CDS encoding 7TM-HD extracellular domain protein (similar to AA sequence:cyanobase_aa:LBDG_48140): MNSLRSWAQQLQRICSEGGSHLRHSASVRSLQRVKALQKLTHKPTIPAPILIVATSIVLTAALGRQFYNQPRLSVGKIASDTITAPSNASILDKEATEEKRNTARNISVPMFMLDVIASDQARQTVQTQLAKGVTLRQQIGKFPYLETDTLSESTQLYLRKAEEWEWKAIETAIQDRHADPIDKLDDPLQRKAAIELMRYRNQTSFDGLSGLTNRIAEARQNYAATIALTQSPYDSTLFEVSDANWQKMQAEVMKIADRMLAQGISPGLSQSQLEIAITLNVQSATPPETKAIAVKVLLASLKPNLIKDEEQTRLSAEKAAQEVEAVRIEVRRGEVIVKDGQEISARDFMVLDHFGLSRRETSWVGLIGFGGLVGGTVTLFWILEQRYHPKGLRNRDYWLVGLMCLSTPLMIIINAPSTNLPAISFLMGTFYGSVLAITSVGLLTVMLPIGMGLSLMQWVPSAIAGLIVAVLAARVRSREELAFLGLGVGVTQGLLYLLLGAMSGVVWYSLLGRAVLEALLGLAWSIVAIGISPYLEHLFDVVTTLRLVELANPNRALLKRLAAETPGTFQHTLFVANLAEAAARELGCNVELTRTGTLYHDIGKMHDPSGFIENQMGGANKHDAIDDPWISAAIIKKHVTEGIVMARRARLPKAVQAFIPEHQGTMSIAYFHHQAQQRAKADSSIVVDEADFRYDGPAPQSRETGIVMLADAAEAALRSLKDATPEEALNMINKILAARWKDGQLDESGLTRSQMSTIAQVFVQVWQQSNHQRIVYPKGK; this comes from the coding sequence ATGAATTCCCTTCGCTCTTGGGCGCAACAACTTCAGCGAATTTGCAGCGAAGGTGGAAGTCATCTTCGGCATTCGGCATCGGTGCGATCGCTTCAACGAGTCAAGGCACTTCAAAAACTCACTCACAAGCCGACGATTCCTGCACCGATCCTGATTGTGGCAACCTCGATCGTGCTGACGGCTGCATTAGGACGACAGTTCTACAATCAACCGCGCCTCAGTGTGGGTAAGATTGCAAGCGATACGATTACAGCACCTAGCAATGCCAGTATTTTAGACAAAGAAGCGACTGAAGAAAAACGAAATACTGCCCGAAATATTTCAGTCCCCATGTTCATGTTGGATGTGATTGCCTCTGATCAAGCAAGACAGACCGTTCAAACTCAGTTAGCAAAAGGAGTCACACTGAGGCAACAGATTGGAAAGTTTCCTTACCTTGAAACGGATACCCTTTCAGAATCCACTCAGTTATATTTACGCAAAGCAGAGGAATGGGAATGGAAAGCGATCGAGACTGCGATTCAAGATCGTCATGCTGATCCGATCGATAAACTTGATGATCCACTGCAACGAAAAGCCGCGATCGAGTTAATGCGCTATCGAAATCAGACTTCGTTTGATGGATTGTCTGGTTTGACGAATCGAATTGCTGAAGCACGACAAAACTATGCCGCGACGATCGCGCTAACACAGTCTCCGTATGATTCAACGCTGTTTGAAGTTTCAGATGCAAATTGGCAAAAAATGCAGGCTGAAGTGATGAAAATTGCCGATCGCATGTTAGCGCAAGGAATTTCACCGGGATTGAGTCAGAGCCAATTAGAGATTGCAATTACCTTGAATGTTCAAAGTGCAACACCACCGGAAACAAAAGCGATCGCAGTAAAAGTTCTTTTAGCTTCCCTCAAACCGAATTTGATTAAGGACGAAGAACAAACGCGATTGAGCGCTGAAAAAGCTGCACAAGAAGTAGAAGCTGTACGAATTGAAGTGCGACGGGGAGAAGTGATTGTTAAAGATGGACAAGAGATTTCAGCCCGTGATTTTATGGTGCTGGATCACTTTGGCTTAAGTCGGCGTGAAACGAGTTGGGTGGGACTGATTGGATTTGGGGGACTGGTGGGCGGGACGGTTACATTGTTCTGGATATTGGAGCAGCGCTATCACCCGAAAGGACTTAGAAATCGAGACTATTGGTTAGTCGGATTGATGTGTTTGAGCACACCCTTGATGATCATTATCAATGCACCCTCAACGAATCTACCTGCAATTAGCTTTTTGATGGGGACGTTTTACGGCTCAGTTCTTGCAATTACGAGTGTAGGATTGCTTACGGTAATGTTACCGATCGGGATGGGATTGAGCTTGATGCAATGGGTTCCGAGTGCCATAGCGGGATTGATTGTTGCAGTACTAGCCGCAAGAGTGCGATCGCGGGAAGAACTTGCTTTTCTTGGATTAGGAGTTGGAGTGACTCAAGGATTGCTCTATCTACTACTCGGTGCAATGTCTGGAGTGGTTTGGTATAGCTTACTCGGTCGTGCTGTTTTAGAAGCATTGTTAGGACTCGCTTGGAGCATTGTTGCGATCGGCATTAGTCCTTATCTAGAACATCTCTTCGATGTCGTCACAACATTGCGCTTAGTAGAGCTTGCGAATCCCAATCGTGCTTTGCTCAAACGGTTAGCAGCAGAGACTCCTGGAACCTTTCAACATACTTTATTTGTCGCAAATCTCGCGGAAGCGGCAGCCCGTGAACTAGGGTGCAATGTTGAGCTAACGAGAACTGGAACGCTCTATCACGATATTGGTAAGATGCACGATCCATCGGGCTTTATTGAAAATCAAATGGGTGGTGCCAACAAACATGATGCGATCGATGATCCTTGGATCAGTGCAGCCATTATCAAAAAGCATGTCACTGAAGGAATTGTGATGGCACGTCGAGCGAGACTACCGAAAGCCGTTCAAGCCTTTATTCCAGAACATCAAGGCACAATGTCGATCGCGTATTTCCATCATCAAGCTCAACAACGAGCAAAAGCTGATTCCTCGATCGTGGTAGATGAAGCAGATTTTCGTTATGACGGACCCGCACCTCAATCACGCGAAACGGGAATTGTTATGTTAGCGGATGCTGCTGAAGCTGCACTACGATCGCTCAAAGATGCCACTCCTGAAGAAGCTTTGAACATGATTAATAAAATTTTGGCAGCCCGATGGAAAGATGGGCAATTAGATGAATCAGGCTTAACGCGATCGCAGATGAGTACGATCGCGCAAGTTTTTGTTCAAGTTTGGCAACAGTCTAACCATCAACGAATTGTGTATCCGAAAGGGAAATAG